The DNA window ACCGGCTTTGTTCAGAACATCGCCAAAACGAACCAGTCCCGTATGTTCCTTCTGCGCAACCTGGGCAATGAAATCGTTCACCACCGCAAGACGCTGCAATGGCCCAACGCCTTCATACTCTTCCAGCTTGTGCCGCTTCATTAGCTGGACCATATCCGGGGTATGGATCTGGACCATCACCACCTGCGCGCCCGTGGCTGTGCTGCTCTTCACCATTGCTTCCAGATGCCGTTCGGTATAGGCGCTGGGAAGCAGCTTCTTATCATTCAACGCATCATTCGCGCCCACAAACAGCACCACGATCTGTGGATGATAGGCACGCAATGCACCGTCGATGCGCGAATCCAGTTCCTCAGTGTTTTCACCGGGAAATCCATCATTGATGACACGCACCTGCGCCCGCATCGAAGTGCAGCCAAGCAGGCAACTGGTGAGTATAAAAATCCCAAGGGAGCGCACGAAGTGAGTATAGGCTCCGCATCTAAGCCTGTGTAGCCGTGCCCCGCCAGCAATACCATCCGTTTTTCACAGTCAGTCTCCGCACGGGCGGCGATACTGAAATACCGCTGCCCTTCTCTAAAACAGCGAAGCTCTTCTCGAACAACCACGAACAATCAGGAGACGAACACATGGATACGATCACCACGCAGGATGGAACCAGCATTTACTTCAAGGACTGGGGCCCGAAGGACGCACAACCCATCGTCTTCCATCACGGATGGCCTCTCAGTGCGGACGACTGGGACACGCAGATGCTCTTCTTCCTGCAGCATGGTTACCGCGTCATCGCGCATGATCGCCGCGGTCACGGCCGTTCCACACAGACAGATACCGGCAACGAAATGGACACGTACGCCGCAGACGTCATCGCGCTCGCCGACGCACTTGATCTGAAGAACGCCGTACACATCGGCCATTCCACCGGCGGCGGCGAAGTAGCCCGTTACGTGGCGCGTTCCAAACCCGGCCGCGTAGCAAAGGCAGTCCTCATCGGCGCGGTGCCTCCCATCATGGTCAAGTCCGAGAGCAATCCCGGCGGCCTTCCCATCGAAGTCTTCGACGGCTTCCGCGCAGCTCTTGCAGCCAACCGCGCGCAGTTCTACATCGACGTGCCCGCGGGCCCGTTCTACGGCTTCAACCGTCCCGGTGCGAAAGTAAGCGACGGCGTGATCCGTAACTGGTGGCGTCAGGGCATGATGGGCGGCACAAAGGCGCATTATGACTGCATCAAGGCCTTCTCGGAAACCGACTTCACAGAAGA is part of the Terriglobus sp. RCC_193 genome and encodes:
- a CDS encoding GDSL-type esterase/lipase family protein, which translates into the protein MRAQVRVINDGFPGENTEELDSRIDGALRAYHPQIVVLFVGANDALNDKKLLPSAYTERHLEAMVKSSTATGAQVVMVQIHTPDMVQLMKRHKLEEYEGVGPLQRLAVVNDFIAQVAQKEHTGLVRFGDVLNKAGGANHKLSTDGVHLTAKGYGLLAQAVHLQLPANLPANTTILCFGDSLTYGIGVRPPNGAPETPETYPSQLRSLLR
- a CDS encoding alpha/beta fold hydrolase: MDTITTQDGTSIYFKDWGPKDAQPIVFHHGWPLSADDWDTQMLFFLQHGYRVIAHDRRGHGRSTQTDTGNEMDTYAADVIALADALDLKNAVHIGHSTGGGEVARYVARSKPGRVAKAVLIGAVPPIMVKSESNPGGLPIEVFDGFRAALAANRAQFYIDVPAGPFYGFNRPGAKVSDGVIRNWWRQGMMGGTKAHYDCIKAFSETDFTEDLKAITVPTLVMHGTDDQIVPYQDAGVLSAKLLKNSTLKLYEGFPHGMCTTHADIINPDLLAFIRS